GGGTGATGGTTGGGCTTATGATATCGATTTTGGTGGCTTAGATCATATCCTGGCAAGTGGTCGCAATGTTAACGTCCTAGTTATGGATACAGAAGTATATTCCAATACAGGCGGACAGTCATCCAAAGCCACTCCTCTAGGGGCGATCGCCAAGTTTGCAGCCAGTGGAAAACCCGCCGCTAAAAAGGATTTAGGCTTGATTGCCATGAGCTACGGAAACATCTATGTAGCTAGTGTCGCCATGGGTGCTAAAGATGACCAAACCTTGAAAGCATTCTTAGAAGCAGAAGCCTATGATGGTCCATCCCTAATCATTGCCTATAGTCACTGTATAGCCCACGGGATTAACATGACAACGGGAATGACTCACCAAAAATCCCTTGTCGAATCCGGTAGATGGTTACTCTATCGTCATAATCCCACCCTGCGACAACAGGGTAAAAATCCCCTGCAATTGGATATGCGTCCCCCCCAGCAGTCAGTGGAACAGTCAATGTATCAAGAAAACCGCTTCAAAATGTTGACGAAGAGTAAACCCAAACTTGCCAAAGCATTACTCCAACAAGCACAAGCAGCAGTTAATGAACGCTGGCAAATGTACGAATATCTCGCATCCCGTGTCATGAGTAAGGAGGAATGAGGAATGAGTAATGAGGAATGAGTAAGGAGTAATGATACTAAGTTCCTATTGGAGGTAGTCGTCTCTGTACTGTCATTGCGATCGCGGGGAACTAATCCCATTATCCTGAACCTACCACAACAGCACCCAACTTGGTATTAATGGCGATAGAGCTACGCTCCACCGAAGCGGCGATAGGCTATCATTTACCTTTCCTCACAAATCATCCCCCGACTTTCGGCAATTTTGTTAAGAAATATATGGGCTATATTGCTTGTGGGGTAAGGATTTGGTAGCTTTATACATGGAAATTGTATCGAGAAATCGACACCACTCCCCCGAACCTTGAAAACCGCATAACTTCGTTGACTGGTGTCGATGCCTTACGCATCAAGGTTTCCAGGCTGCAAAATCGACTATTTTTTGAGAAATTTTTACAGATTTTTCGAGTGGTGTCGATTGGGGTATCTCAAACCCTCTCACAGCAAGGCTTCCAAAAGTGAACTCTTTACAAACTATTCCCCTTCACCGGGGACGGAAACACGGAAAGAGCGATTAAAAGCACTGTGGAACTTTACAAACTATTCCCCTTCACCGGGGACGGAAACGATTTGACGGCAACCTTTGTTTTCCCATTTATGCACCTCATCTTTACAAACTATTCCCCTTCACCGGGGACGGAAACCAGAGAAATAGCAAATTCCACAATCCCTCCACCACAGCTTTACAAACTATTCCCCTTCACCGGGGACGGAAACTGTAGTTCTTGCTCCTCTTCCGTCGAGAGAGAAGAGGCTTTACAAACTATTCCCCTTCACCGGGGACGGAAACTTCAATGAGAGCCTCAACGACAGATGCTGCCGCCGCTACGACTTTACAAACTATTCCCCTTCACCGGGGACGGAAACTAACTGTTGTCCAGCGGCCGTCATCCGAGATGGTGCTTTACAAACTATTCCCCTTCACCGGGGACGGAAACGGGTCGCTGCTGGTGAGCAGCGTGCCACCCGCCCCGGTCTTTACAAACTATTCCCCTTCACCGGGGACGGAAACGTTTTGAGAATTTCCTTTGCCTAGTTGGGCAATTCTTTACAAACTATTCCCCTTCACCGGGGACGGAAACTGGCTGGCAGAGAATTTTTTGAAGTATTCAACAACACTTTACAAACTATTCCCCTTCACCGGGGACGGAAACCAAAGACAAAGCAGAACTAACAGAAACAAAAAGAACACTTTACAAACTATTCCCCTTCACCGGGGACGGAAACCTTGAAAACAAACGATAGAGGTTTCCTCGTTTGGTTCCTTTACAAACTATTCCCCTTCACCGGGGACGGAAACTCCCAGGTGCAGTGGGTTGCTCTCAATCTTTCGACTTTACAAACTATTCCCCTTCACCGGGGACGGAAACCCATAGGTGCCATTCGGACGCTGGGGATTGGTGAATTGCCTTTACAAACTATTCCCCTTCACCGGGGACGGAAACGCTAGGTAACCCAAATTGAAGATGTCACTTTACCCAGGTAATGGCACTAAAGTGGAAGCACTTTATGGCACTAAAAAAGCTTGAAAAGCTGATGATTACGTTGCGCGAAAGAGGCGATTCTGAGAATAATGGAAGCAGTAGATGGCACAAAGTATAAAAATAGGACGACTAAAATGGCACAAAGTATGTAAAAGACAGACAAACAGATGAAACCTTTGTATAGAGATGGTTTCAGGGCGAATAGTCATAGGATATTTAGACAATTAGATTTGATTGCATTCTCAAAAACGACGTAAAAATGACATAAAAGCTAGTACATAGGAACTTTTGAACTACTATTTGATAGTACGAAATCGTGAGAAAATGTAAAATTTAATAGACAATATAGTATAAAATAACACTGTATTTAAAAACGCTGAATAATAGTCCAGACAATAGCTTGAGCAATTATAAGCCGGATTTTGTGGAAGCACTTCGTGGCACTAAGTAGAAAAAAATTCATAGTTCTTAAATTTTGAAAGCAAAAAATTTAGATTGAATAGAAGTATGCAATGAAGTAAACATTGCGTACCGGAGTAGCAATGCTGACAGAATCTGAGTTAGAAGAGTGGTCTGCATCACTCGATTTATCATCAGCGCAGTATACAATAATTCAGTCGATACGTAGTTCTCCACCATCAAGACGGGTGAGGGGAAATGCTGGAAACGTAGTCGGTCGATATCCAAGCAAAAAAATGGGTGTGGTGATTCAATTTGAGAGTCATCACAATGAGCTAGCGCGAATATATGAGATGGAATATGACCCAGATGTATTGGAATATTACGACCAGCCACCAAAAATAAAGTTGCAATACACTTGTTTAAATGGACGACGAATAGGAGTACTGCATACAGCAGACTTTTTTGTAATTAGGAGTAAAAGTGCAGGTTGGGAAGAATGTAAAACAGCATCAGAGCTATCAGCTTTAGCATCAAAAATGCCGAATCGCTATCAATTAGATAGTAATGGAAAATGGCGATGTCCCCCCGGAGAGGAGTTTGCTTTAAATTTAGGGTTATATTATGTTGTTCGCTCCGACAAAGAAATAAATTGGAAGAAGCAAAGAAATATCTATTTTTTATCTGACTATTTATCGATTAATCTCGAAGTACCAAGAGAAGATATAGTAAAAATAATCAAAATAATTTCCATATTTCCAGGAATAAAATTATCAGAATTATTAGAAAAAGGTATTAATCCAGACTACATATACAAATTAATTGCAGACCAGACGGTATATGTTGATTTAGATTCATTTTCCCTGAGTACAGAGTTAGAAAGAATTAGTGTATTTGTAAATAAAGAAACGGCTGAAGCACTAGATATATCAAGAAATGATATAGCTTGGAGTCCAAGAAAATTTCTAGACCTAAGTCATGTTGGAGCAATTGGAAAATGGGATGGACAGATATGGCATGTAATAAATGTAGGAGAAAAAAGTATCTCATTACTGTCAGAATCTTCACAAATAATCTCATTACCAAATCAGGAATGGAGAAGGTTAATAGAGCAAGATAAGTTTCAAGCAATCAGTAATACTCAAAATTCTCAAGATATACAAGAATTTTTCAAATGTTCATCAGTTGAAGATTGTATAGAAGCGTCGAGGCGTTATTCAATTATATCTGGTTATTTACAAGGTGAAAAAGCAGATTTTACAGAAGTACCAAGAAGAACATTCTACCGATGGGTAAGAAAGTGGCTTGAGGCGGATAAGCAATACGGTTGTGGATATTTAGGATTATTGCCAAAGCACAAAAATCAAACAGCCAACCAAGGAAAACTACCAGTTCAAACACAAAAACTAATTGATGAGTTTATCGAAAATGATTATCTGAATGTCAAGCAGAAAGGTAAATATGCAACATATTGTAGTTTACGCCAAACCTGTATTGATAAAGGATTGATACCTCCAAGCTATAAAACATTTTTAAAAAACTTGAAAAAAATACCACAGTTTGAAACAAAATTACATAGACAAGGGAAACGCATAGCCTATAAAAATGAATGTTTTTATTGGGAACTAGAGCTAACAACGCCAAGGCACGGTGATAGACCATTTGAAATTTGCCATATAGACCATACAGAATTGGACATTGAACTAGTAAGCTCTTACTCAAAAGTCAATCTAGGTCGTCCTTGGCTAACATTTTTGATAGATGCTTACTCCAGAAGAATATTAGCAATTTATTTAACATTTGACCCACCTTCTTACCGCAGTTGCATGATGGTGATGAGGGAATGCGTCCGTCGCTATGGACGTTTCCCATCCACTTTAGTAGTAGATGGTGGAAAAGAATTTGAAAGTATCTATTTTGAAACATTGCTCGCAGCCTATACTTGTACTAAAAAAACTCGCCCACAAGCAAAACCAAGGTTTGGGAGTGTATGTGAAAGGATTTTTGGTACAGCAAACACAATGCTAATCCATAACCTTCAAGGAAATACACAAATTACTCGTAACCCTAGAGGTGTAACTAAAAGTGTAAATCCAAAAAACTTAGCAATTTGGACACTAGGTAGTTTATACCAAAACCTATATGATTGGGCTTATGAGTTTTACGACAATAAAGAACATCCAGCACTAAGCCAAAGCCCTCGCTCAATGTTTGAGGATGGATTTTTAAGAACGGGATTACGCAGCCATAAAGTAATTAAATATGATGGCAATTTTAAAATATTTACTTTACCAACAACGCCAAAGGGAACTGCAAAAGTAATCCCTAATAATGGAATTAAGATTAATAATATTTATTATTGGCACAATATTTTTCGCCATCCAGAAATAGAAAAAACTCAAGTACCTGTGCGCTACGACCCTTATGATATGGGAGTTGCTTATGCTTATGTTGACAATCAATGGGTAACTTGTATTTCACAGCATTACAGTAGTTTAGTTGGACATTCAGAAAGGGAAATTAGAATTGCATCTGAGGAAATACGCCAGCGTCATAGTTGTGCAAATAGACAATTTGTCGTTACAGCATCGAGTTTAGCTGAGTTTTTGAATAAGTCAGAACAACAAGAGGTAATCTTACTGCAAAGAATGCAGGATATCGAAGCAAAAGAAATATATGCGACAACTCCAAACAATCAAACTCCAGTTATACAAACAACTATGATTGAGATGCTGGAATTACCAATTCAAGAGCCAGAAGAGAAGGAATTGATTGCAGAAGATATTAAACCATACGAGGAGTTTTGGTAATGCATTCTACCTCAGATATTTCCCAAGAAATACTCACCGCATCAGATAATGAAAAAATTAATTATTTTATCAATTTTACTGTTGTACATAGACTTCTAAAACAAGTCTATGAAGAATTTTTAGATGCAATAAATAATCCTGGAGGTGCGTCATTAATTTTTCTATTCGGTCCAACTGGGGTTGGGAAAACAACTCTAATGGCTCAAGTCATGAAAATTATCTTTGAGCAAAATCAAGCTTTAATGATACAGGATTTGTCATTTCTTCCAATAGCTGGTGTCGAAGCACGTTCTCCAGATACAGGTTCTTTTGATTGGAAAGTTTACTATAAAAGTGTTTTAATTGCTTTAAGCGAACCATTTGCTGATTATAAAACTAGAACGGGTAGTCATCGAGTGTATGGGAATGGTGGCGAGCAAAAAACAGTAAAAGTTAAGCCAAATTTGGTAGATTTAAGAGCAGATGTCGAACATATTTTTCAGCAAAGAAGATTAAAAGTTTTTTTAGTTGACGAAGCACAACGTTTTGCCAAAATTACATCCGGTCACAAACAACAAGACCAAATGGATGCAATTCAATCAATGGCTAGTTTTACTCAAACAAGACACGGGTTATTTGGTACATATGAATTATTACAATTAAGAAATTTAAGCGGTCAGCTTAGTCGCAGAAGTATAGATATACATTTTCCTCGTTATCAAAGTGAGAATCCAGAAGATATCAAAGATTTTCAAAGGGTATTAA
The Calothrix sp. 336/3 DNA segment above includes these coding regions:
- a CDS encoding Mu transposase C-terminal domain-containing protein; this translates as MLTESELEEWSASLDLSSAQYTIIQSIRSSPPSRRVRGNAGNVVGRYPSKKMGVVIQFESHHNELARIYEMEYDPDVLEYYDQPPKIKLQYTCLNGRRIGVLHTADFFVIRSKSAGWEECKTASELSALASKMPNRYQLDSNGKWRCPPGEEFALNLGLYYVVRSDKEINWKKQRNIYFLSDYLSINLEVPREDIVKIIKIISIFPGIKLSELLEKGINPDYIYKLIADQTVYVDLDSFSLSTELERISVFVNKETAEALDISRNDIAWSPRKFLDLSHVGAIGKWDGQIWHVINVGEKSISLLSESSQIISLPNQEWRRLIEQDKFQAISNTQNSQDIQEFFKCSSVEDCIEASRRYSIISGYLQGEKADFTEVPRRTFYRWVRKWLEADKQYGCGYLGLLPKHKNQTANQGKLPVQTQKLIDEFIENDYLNVKQKGKYATYCSLRQTCIDKGLIPPSYKTFLKNLKKIPQFETKLHRQGKRIAYKNECFYWELELTTPRHGDRPFEICHIDHTELDIELVSSYSKVNLGRPWLTFLIDAYSRRILAIYLTFDPPSYRSCMMVMRECVRRYGRFPSTLVVDGGKEFESIYFETLLAAYTCTKKTRPQAKPRFGSVCERIFGTANTMLIHNLQGNTQITRNPRGVTKSVNPKNLAIWTLGSLYQNLYDWAYEFYDNKEHPALSQSPRSMFEDGFLRTGLRSHKVIKYDGNFKIFTLPTTPKGTAKVIPNNGIKINNIYYWHNIFRHPEIEKTQVPVRYDPYDMGVAYAYVDNQWVTCISQHYSSLVGHSEREIRIASEEIRQRHSCANRQFVVTASSLAEFLNKSEQQEVILLQRMQDIEAKEIYATTPNNQTPVIQTTMIEMLELPIQEPEEKELIAEDIKPYEEFW
- a CDS encoding ATP-binding protein — its product is MHSTSDISQEILTASDNEKINYFINFTVVHRLLKQVYEEFLDAINNPGGASLIFLFGPTGVGKTTLMAQVMKIIFEQNQALMIQDLSFLPIAGVEARSPDTGSFDWKVYYKSVLIALSEPFADYKTRTGSHRVYGNGGEQKTVKVKPNLVDLRADVEHIFQQRRLKVFLVDEAQRFAKITSGHKQQDQMDAIQSMASFTQTRHGLFGTYELLQLRNLSGQLSRRSIDIHFPRYQSENPEDIKDFQRVLKSFSFAMPLPETPDLEKHWDYFYERSIGCVGIVKDWLTQSLRKALSESSNCLSYKHLQAYAPAVSKSVRMLTEAIEGENILSSGENQVEKLRSSLGLVVRDNQNISVRDTSSHHNLSTSAETKNNRKKRRPGERKINRDIVGGGGNAL